One stretch of Streptomyces sp. 135 DNA includes these proteins:
- a CDS encoding class I adenylate-forming enzyme family protein encodes MNFPTSTAQAAPPSATTMHELLDTAARLHPEAPAVTSGEHHVSYLELDAASRRLAVWMNELGLRRGERLIIAGGPGVLRSVLVYAASRAGVAFSLLHEQVRGAALDHVLGDCEPALLVSDHSESLAAAALRGVRAHHADDVARRAFDAKAPLGPLPAAPLPVDPFCLIYTSGTTALPKAVVSTHQQAVFAVRAIQRVLGYRSDDVIYSPLPQSFDYGLYQLFLATSSGAHLWLGRPAEVGPRLLTNLLRAGATVLPAVPAVADALARLLRRAGADRTPRLRMLTNTGAAMPQQALTALREAVPGLRVHLMFGLTECKRATIMPADEDLVRPGASGRALPGTEVFVVDDAGHRLPPGEIGEITVRGPHVMAGYWRRPALTAQRFHRAEGLFPELRTGDYGWLDEDGFLYFSGRRDDLYKTNGFRVSATEVEAAARRVPGVEAAAVLAPEGDRAARLFVQVTGGLTGADVLLRMREQIEEFKIPRDCLVIDALPLTGNGKTDRKALAALEEGAGRVHTR; translated from the coding sequence ATGAACTTCCCGACGTCCACCGCGCAGGCGGCCCCGCCGAGCGCCACCACCATGCACGAACTGCTCGACACCGCGGCCCGGCTGCACCCCGAAGCCCCCGCCGTCACCAGCGGCGAGCACCACGTCAGCTACTTGGAACTGGACGCAGCCAGCCGCCGACTCGCCGTCTGGATGAACGAGTTGGGGCTGCGCAGGGGCGAGCGCCTGATCATCGCCGGCGGCCCCGGAGTGCTGCGGTCCGTCCTCGTGTACGCCGCCTCCCGGGCGGGTGTCGCCTTCTCACTGCTGCACGAACAGGTGCGCGGCGCGGCCCTCGACCACGTCCTCGGCGACTGCGAGCCCGCGCTCCTGGTGAGCGACCACAGCGAGTCGCTGGCCGCCGCCGCACTCCGGGGCGTGCGCGCGCACCACGCCGACGACGTCGCCCGCCGGGCCTTCGACGCGAAGGCACCGCTCGGCCCGCTGCCGGCCGCGCCGCTGCCGGTCGACCCGTTCTGCCTGATCTACACCTCCGGCACCACGGCGCTTCCGAAGGCCGTGGTCAGCACCCACCAGCAGGCGGTGTTCGCGGTACGGGCGATACAGCGGGTGCTCGGCTACCGGTCCGACGACGTGATCTACAGTCCGCTGCCGCAGTCCTTCGACTACGGCCTCTACCAGCTCTTCCTCGCCACGAGCAGCGGCGCGCACCTCTGGCTCGGCCGGCCGGCCGAGGTCGGCCCGCGGCTCCTGACGAACCTGCTGCGCGCCGGGGCGACCGTCCTGCCCGCCGTCCCCGCCGTCGCCGACGCCCTGGCCCGGCTGCTGCGCCGGGCCGGCGCAGACCGCACCCCCCGGCTGCGGATGCTGACGAACACCGGCGCCGCGATGCCGCAGCAGGCCCTCACCGCGCTGCGCGAGGCCGTCCCCGGGCTCCGGGTGCATCTGATGTTCGGCCTCACCGAGTGCAAGCGCGCCACCATCATGCCCGCGGACGAGGACCTCGTACGGCCCGGTGCGAGCGGCCGGGCGCTGCCCGGCACCGAGGTGTTCGTCGTCGACGACGCCGGCCACCGCCTGCCGCCCGGCGAGATCGGGGAGATCACCGTACGAGGCCCTCATGTCATGGCCGGGTACTGGCGCCGCCCCGCACTGACCGCCCAGCGGTTCCACCGCGCGGAAGGCCTCTTCCCCGAGCTGCGCACGGGCGACTACGGCTGGCTCGACGAGGACGGCTTCCTGTACTTCAGCGGACGCCGCGACGACCTCTACAAGACGAACGGCTTCCGGGTGAGCGCCACCGAGGTGGAGGCGGCCGCGCGCCGCGTGCCCGGAGTGGAGGCCGCGGCCGTGCTCGCCCCGGAGGGCGACCGGGCCGCCCGGCTCTTCGTACAGGTCACCGGCGGGCTCACCGGAGCCGACGTACTGCTGCGCATGCGGGAGCAGATCGAGGAGTTCAAGATTCCGCGCGACTGCCTGGTCATCGACGCCCTGCCGCTGACCGGCAACGGCAAGACCGACCGCAAGGCGCTCGCCGCCCTGGAGGAAGGGGCCGGCCGTGTCCACACCCGCTGA
- a CDS encoding MFS transporter, producing the protein MSARRTEGATDGTAPDAAAARRALFTSRRFLVLWAAMLVSSAGTFFLLLTASSWLLTEGGSGLGAAAVFGFQWILPVVLVGVVRKVCEGPRLRRTVVYAELGGAAVSLAIGVLLGADLIVAVLGCFLVRGLLEGITKTARVVYARQLFDGPDLKLASYTFNNSYYLGSAAGGVLGSLLVGEVSVVTAGAIDAVTFTLSACCYRWLPAVSVPRAEGTTRRGLPAQVRATLSGRRGLIRAVVYLVLAVGVFQGFHSAARTVVPVRVLGQGESGVMNLQIVAGIALVLGAVTVPVVLRRTTARTYQGLALNGLTAAVLFLVCLTAQPWSLYAAYFGFLFLFEFAFTAAQGEVVQKCPATDLVALTSFTNALGTGLLIVCTLLAGALFDVLALSTVGLLYAALAVASGIALEVFLKTRPVPVRQAKTPAAQEVSAT; encoded by the coding sequence ATGAGCGCACGACGCACCGAGGGCGCGACGGACGGGACCGCGCCGGACGCCGCTGCCGCGCGGCGCGCGCTCTTCACCTCACGCCGGTTCCTGGTGCTCTGGGCGGCCATGCTCGTCAGCTCCGCCGGTACGTTCTTCCTGCTGCTCACCGCCTCCTCCTGGCTGCTCACCGAGGGCGGCTCCGGGCTCGGCGCGGCCGCCGTCTTCGGCTTCCAGTGGATCCTGCCGGTCGTGCTGGTCGGCGTCGTCCGGAAAGTGTGCGAGGGGCCGCGGCTGCGTCGCACGGTCGTGTACGCCGAACTGGGCGGCGCCGCGGTCTCGTTGGCCATCGGCGTCCTCCTCGGCGCGGACCTGATCGTCGCCGTGCTCGGCTGCTTCCTGGTCCGCGGACTCCTGGAAGGCATCACCAAGACGGCCCGCGTGGTCTACGCACGACAGCTCTTCGACGGGCCGGACCTCAAGCTCGCCTCGTACACCTTCAACAACTCCTACTACCTGGGGAGCGCGGCCGGCGGTGTCCTCGGCAGCCTCCTCGTCGGCGAGGTGTCGGTCGTCACCGCCGGGGCCATCGACGCGGTCACCTTCACCCTCTCCGCCTGCTGCTACCGCTGGCTGCCCGCCGTCTCGGTGCCCCGCGCCGAGGGCACGACGCGCCGCGGACTGCCCGCCCAGGTCCGGGCCACCCTGAGCGGCCGGCGCGGGCTGATCCGCGCGGTGGTGTATCTCGTCCTCGCGGTCGGGGTGTTCCAGGGCTTCCACAGCGCGGCCCGCACGGTGGTGCCGGTACGGGTGCTCGGGCAGGGCGAGAGCGGCGTGATGAACCTGCAGATCGTCGCGGGTATCGCGCTCGTCCTCGGCGCGGTCACCGTCCCCGTCGTGCTGCGCCGTACGACGGCCCGCACCTACCAGGGGCTGGCGCTCAACGGCCTGACCGCCGCCGTGCTGTTCCTGGTCTGTCTCACCGCGCAGCCGTGGAGCCTGTACGCCGCGTACTTCGGCTTCCTCTTCCTCTTCGAGTTCGCCTTCACGGCGGCGCAGGGAGAGGTCGTGCAGAAGTGCCCGGCCACCGACCTGGTGGCGCTGACCAGCTTCACCAACGCCCTCGGCACCGGCCTCCTGATCGTCTGCACCCTGCTCGCCGGAGCGCTCTTCGACGTCCTGGCGCTGTCCACCGTCGGCCTGCTGTACGCGGCGCTCGCCGTCGCCTCGGGGATCGCCCTCGAGGTCTTCCTGAAGACGCGCCCCGTGCCCGTGCGGCAGGCGAAGACGCCGGCCGCGCAGGAGGTGAGCGCCACATGA
- a CDS encoding homoserine O-acetyltransferase has translation MAVGRRKWAALPAPLGLEGGGVLPDVRLAYESWGRLAPDASNAVLVLHGLTGDSHASGPAMPGHPTAGWWDALVGPGRAVDTDRWFVVAPNVLGGCQGSTGPASTTRHGHPWGSRFPALTIRDQVAAEAGLADALGIRTWAAVLGGSMGGMRALEWAVGRPDRVRTLGVLACSAAATADQIAWSVPQLHAIRSDPHWRGGDYYGAPAGRGPHRGLGNARRIAHVTYRGGAELEERFGRRIEREKRHLVPGGGGGAPTPPIRRYAVESYLDHHAQKLVHRFDAGSYVALTDAMNRHDIGRGRGGVDAALRRVRADAFVLGFSSDRLFPPYEQHRIARGLPRCAHFSVVESPTGHDGFLIEHEQVGAVLRQALR, from the coding sequence ATGGCGGTCGGGCGGCGCAAGTGGGCTGCGTTGCCCGCTCCGTTGGGGCTGGAGGGGGGCGGCGTGCTCCCCGATGTGCGGCTCGCCTACGAGAGTTGGGGCCGGCTCGCCCCGGACGCGTCGAACGCGGTGCTCGTTCTGCACGGGCTCACGGGCGACAGTCATGCGAGCGGTCCGGCGATGCCGGGGCACCCCACCGCCGGATGGTGGGACGCGCTCGTCGGTCCCGGCCGGGCGGTCGACACCGACCGTTGGTTCGTCGTCGCGCCCAATGTTCTCGGTGGCTGCCAGGGCTCCACCGGGCCCGCCTCGACGACACGGCACGGCCATCCCTGGGGGTCGCGCTTCCCGGCGTTGACGATTCGCGACCAGGTGGCTGCTGAGGCGGGGCTCGCCGATGCCCTCGGGATCCGTACCTGGGCGGCCGTCCTCGGCGGTTCCATGGGCGGCATGCGCGCCCTGGAATGGGCCGTCGGCCGGCCCGACCGGGTGCGCACCCTGGGAGTGCTGGCCTGCTCCGCGGCGGCCACGGCGGACCAGATCGCCTGGTCCGTTCCCCAACTGCACGCCATCCGCAGCGACCCGCACTGGCGGGGCGGCGACTACTACGGGGCTCCGGCCGGCCGCGGCCCGCACCGTGGGCTCGGCAACGCCCGCCGCATCGCCCACGTCACCTACCGCGGCGGCGCCGAGCTGGAAGAACGCTTCGGCAGGCGGATCGAGAGGGAGAAGAGACACCTGGTACCGGGGGGAGGCGGGGGCGCCCCCACCCCGCCAATCCGCCGCTACGCCGTCGAGTCCTACCTCGACCACCACGCCCAAAAGCTCGTGCACCGCTTCGACGCGGGCAGCTACGTCGCGCTCACCGACGCCATGAACCGGCACGACATCGGGCGCGGCCGCGGGGGCGTGGACGCGGCTCTGCGGCGCGTACGGGCGGACGCGTTCGTCCTCGGGTTCAGCAGTGACCGGCTGTTTCCGCCGTACGAGCAGCACAGGATCGCCCGCGGGCTGCCGCGTTGCGCGCACTTCTCCGTCGTCGAGTCGCCCACGGGGCACGACGGATTCCTCATCGAACACGAGCAGGTCGGCGCCGTCCTCCGGCAGGCACTGCGGTGA
- a CDS encoding PLP-dependent transferase encodes MTEVMAPEAWSFETRQIHAGTAPDPTTLARAVPIYQTGAFAFQDTAHAARLFTLEEKGNIYSRIQNPTHEALERRIASLEGAVDAVAVASGHAAVALAILNLAGAGDHVVSSATLYGGTYNLLRHLLPEYGIETTFVDDPDDPESWRRALRPTTKAVFGETVGNPRNNLLDIRAVADVAHAAGVPFVLDNTGLTPYLLRPAEHGVDVVVHSTSKYLSGHGTVIGGVVVDNGTFDFGAHAARFPKYCEPDPSFHGLRFWAEFGPGAYARRLRLRLLRDLGPATTPFTSFLVLQGLETLSLRMERHVGNALALAHWLEGRPEVSAVHYPGLPSSPWHGLARKYLPRGAGGVVSFELAGGREAGARFIDGLELVSHLANIGDVRSLAIHPASTTHYQLTPEQQRAAGVAPGLIRFSTGIEGIEDITSDLATALAAATSAPGRATKQ; translated from the coding sequence ATGACGGAAGTGATGGCGCCCGAGGCCTGGTCCTTCGAGACCCGGCAGATCCACGCCGGAACGGCGCCCGACCCGACGACGCTGGCCCGAGCCGTGCCGATCTACCAGACGGGAGCCTTCGCGTTCCAGGACACCGCCCATGCGGCGCGCCTCTTCACCCTCGAGGAGAAGGGCAACATCTACTCGCGCATCCAGAACCCGACGCACGAAGCGCTCGAACGGCGCATCGCGTCCCTGGAGGGCGCCGTCGACGCCGTGGCCGTCGCTTCCGGGCACGCCGCCGTGGCCCTGGCCATCCTCAATCTGGCGGGCGCCGGTGACCATGTCGTGTCGAGCGCGACCCTGTACGGCGGAACGTACAACCTGCTCCGGCATCTGCTGCCCGAGTACGGGATCGAGACGACGTTCGTCGACGATCCCGATGACCCCGAATCGTGGCGGCGGGCTCTGCGGCCCACCACGAAGGCGGTGTTCGGGGAGACAGTGGGCAATCCCCGTAACAACCTCCTCGACATACGCGCGGTGGCCGACGTCGCGCACGCGGCCGGGGTGCCTTTCGTGCTCGACAACACGGGGCTCACGCCGTACCTGTTGCGGCCCGCCGAGCACGGCGTCGACGTGGTGGTGCACTCCACGTCGAAGTACCTCTCCGGGCACGGCACGGTCATCGGCGGTGTCGTCGTCGACAACGGCACCTTCGACTTCGGCGCGCACGCGGCCCGCTTCCCGAAGTACTGCGAGCCCGACCCGAGCTTCCACGGGCTGCGGTTCTGGGCCGAGTTCGGGCCCGGCGCGTACGCCCGCCGGCTACGGCTGCGGCTGCTGCGCGACCTCGGTCCCGCCACCACACCGTTCACCAGCTTCCTGGTGCTACAGGGCCTGGAGACGCTCTCGCTGCGCATGGAGCGGCACGTCGGCAACGCCCTCGCGCTCGCCCACTGGCTGGAGGGCCGCCCCGAGGTCTCGGCGGTGCACTACCCCGGGCTGCCGTCCAGCCCCTGGCACGGCCTGGCGCGGAAGTATCTGCCGCGCGGGGCGGGCGGAGTCGTCTCCTTCGAGCTGGCCGGCGGGCGGGAGGCGGGCGCGCGCTTCATCGACGGCCTCGAACTCGTCAGCCACCTCGCCAACATCGGCGACGTACGCAGTCTCGCCATCCACCCGGCCAGTACGACGCACTACCAACTGACCCCCGAGCAGCAGCGGGCGGCGGGTGTGGCGCCGGGGCTGATCCGGTTCTCGACCGGCATCGAAGGCATCGAGGACATCACATCCGACCTGGCGACCGCACTGGCGGCAGCCACCTCGGCTCCCGGCCGAGCGACGAAGCAGTGA
- a CDS encoding MMPL family transporter, with product MAAFLFKTGKFSFRWRWLVTVLWAGLLVGAGVLASRADAAPPNDFSIPGTEAQQAYDLLAERFPEIKADGATARVVFKADDGKVTDPDQKHAVDDAVRALGEAPQVERVTNPYETGSVSKDGTTAYAQVSYGVTVNELTDASREALMDTVEEARASALTVETGGNAVSEKAAGGHSSEAIGLAVAAVVLVITFGALIAAGLPLLTALLGVGVATCVIKVLSAPLDLGGTTSVLASMLGLAVGIDYALFVVSRYRDELARGRSREDAAAHAVGTAGSAVVFAGLTVVIALAALPVVGIPVLSQMGLAAAGTVALAVLIAVTLIPALLGIAGGRIKPARPRPRRRKGHKGRKDGAGSETAPRPGPGARWVRFITRRPLAVLLLGATALITVAVPAASLELGLPGDESKPTSTTQRRAYDLLAESFGPGFNGPLTAVVRADGGGDAQAAARDTAARMQDTDGVATVTPPRFNESKDTAVLTVVPATAPGSKETTDLVHTLRAPEAEGDDAQVLIAGTTAMNIDVSQKLAEALLPYIALVVGLAFLLLIAVFRSILVPLKAALGFLLSIAAGLGAVVAVFQWGWLGALFGVSVPGPVMSIMPIFMVGVVFGLAMDYEVFLVTRMREAYVADPRPVRAVVSGFDHSARVVTAAAVIMIAVFAGFMGSSEQMVKTIGFGLAIAVLFDAFVVRMTLVPAVLALLGHRAWWLPRWLDRWVPRVDVEGESLQGSGPAPTDPAPAGLPPSDTTAAPAEPYEVLR from the coding sequence GTGGCTGCTTTCCTCTTCAAGACCGGCAAATTCTCCTTTCGATGGCGGTGGTTGGTCACCGTCCTGTGGGCGGGTCTGCTCGTGGGGGCTGGGGTTCTCGCCTCCCGCGCGGACGCCGCGCCGCCGAACGATTTCTCCATTCCGGGAACTGAGGCCCAGCAGGCTTATGACCTCTTGGCAGAGCGCTTCCCCGAGATAAAGGCCGATGGCGCCACGGCACGGGTCGTCTTCAAGGCCGACGACGGCAAGGTGACCGACCCGGACCAGAAGCACGCTGTCGACGACGCCGTACGGGCTCTCGGCGAGGCACCGCAGGTCGAGCGGGTGACCAACCCCTACGAGACGGGGTCCGTCAGCAAGGACGGTACGACCGCCTACGCGCAGGTGTCGTACGGCGTGACGGTGAACGAGCTCACCGACGCCTCGCGCGAGGCCCTGATGGACACCGTGGAGGAGGCACGCGCGTCCGCCCTCACCGTCGAGACCGGAGGCAACGCCGTCTCCGAGAAGGCCGCGGGCGGCCACTCCTCTGAGGCCATCGGACTCGCGGTGGCCGCCGTCGTGCTCGTCATCACCTTCGGCGCGTTGATCGCGGCGGGGCTGCCGCTGCTCACCGCGCTGCTCGGTGTCGGCGTCGCCACCTGCGTGATCAAGGTCCTCTCGGCACCGCTCGACCTGGGCGGGACGACGTCCGTCCTGGCCTCCATGCTGGGCCTGGCCGTCGGCATCGACTACGCGCTGTTCGTCGTCTCCCGCTACCGCGACGAGCTGGCCCGCGGCAGGAGCCGTGAGGACGCCGCCGCACACGCCGTGGGCACCGCAGGCTCCGCGGTCGTCTTCGCCGGTCTCACCGTGGTGATCGCCCTCGCGGCACTGCCCGTCGTGGGCATCCCGGTGCTCTCCCAGATGGGGCTCGCCGCGGCCGGCACCGTCGCGCTCGCCGTACTGATCGCCGTCACCCTGATCCCGGCCCTGCTCGGCATCGCGGGAGGCCGCATCAAGCCGGCCCGCCCCCGCCCCCGCCGCCGCAAGGGCCACAAGGGCCGCAAGGACGGCGCGGGGTCCGAGACGGCGCCGCGGCCCGGTCCGGGCGCCCGCTGGGTCCGGTTCATCACCCGGCGGCCGCTCGCGGTCCTGCTGCTCGGCGCCACCGCCCTGATCACCGTCGCGGTGCCGGCCGCCTCGCTCGAACTCGGCCTGCCCGGCGACGAGTCCAAGCCGACGTCCACCACCCAGCGCCGCGCATACGACCTGCTCGCCGAGAGCTTCGGCCCCGGCTTCAACGGGCCGCTGACCGCTGTCGTGCGAGCCGACGGCGGCGGTGACGCCCAGGCCGCCGCACGGGACACCGCCGCCCGGATGCAGGACACGGACGGGGTGGCCACAGTGACGCCGCCGCGGTTCAACGAGAGCAAGGACACCGCCGTACTCACCGTCGTGCCCGCCACGGCGCCCGGCAGCAAGGAGACCACCGACCTCGTCCACACGCTGCGCGCACCCGAGGCCGAAGGCGACGACGCGCAGGTCCTGATCGCGGGCACGACCGCGATGAACATCGACGTCTCCCAGAAGCTCGCCGAGGCACTGCTCCCCTACATCGCGCTCGTCGTGGGCCTGGCGTTCCTGCTCCTGATCGCCGTCTTCCGCTCGATCCTGGTGCCGCTCAAGGCGGCGCTCGGCTTCCTGCTGTCCATCGCCGCCGGGCTCGGCGCGGTGGTCGCGGTCTTCCAATGGGGCTGGCTCGGCGCCCTGTTCGGGGTCTCCGTGCCCGGCCCCGTGATGTCCATCATGCCGATCTTCATGGTCGGCGTCGTCTTCGGTCTCGCCATGGACTACGAGGTCTTCCTGGTGACGCGGATGCGTGAGGCGTACGTCGCCGACCCGCGGCCCGTACGGGCCGTGGTGAGCGGTTTCGACCACAGCGCGCGGGTCGTGACGGCCGCCGCGGTGATCATGATCGCGGTGTTCGCCGGATTCATGGGGTCGAGCGAGCAGATGGTGAAGACCATCGGCTTCGGCCTGGCGATCGCCGTCCTCTTCGACGCGTTCGTCGTCCGGATGACCCTCGTCCCCGCGGTGCTCGCGCTGCTCGGGCACCGTGCCTGGTGGCTGCCGCGGTGGCTGGACCGCTGGGTGCCGCGCGTCGACGTGGAGGGCGAGAGCCTCCAGGGCAGCGGTCCGGCCCCGACCGACCCCGCGCCTGCCGGCCTGCCGCCGTCGGACACCACCGCCGCCCCCGCCGAGCCGTACGAGGTGCTCCGATGA
- a CDS encoding alpha/beta fold hydrolase, whose protein sequence is MTALAQPVLTPFGRRPGALNTVVFHPAGGGLGQYVTLLSRLARRGPVHGVRAVGLVPGEEPDRTVDAMVERYLGLIRDLPERPNLLVGWSLGGLLAWETGARLAAVGAAPAVVMIDSFAEPWSAYGKPREGLLADIRRGGLVPMGPEAAEAAGRTAAAHLDACAVHHVTSRHTGAVLLMSCAGAERERQIADWRRRASRLAVTELDCGHFETFGTGHTSTVLRHLDTFIDASVGVSDAHHLHPEGTR, encoded by the coding sequence ATGACGGCCCTGGCACAGCCGGTGCTCACCCCTTTCGGCCGGCGACCCGGAGCGCTGAACACCGTGGTGTTCCACCCGGCCGGCGGCGGCCTCGGCCAGTACGTGACGCTGCTCTCCCGGCTGGCCCGGCGCGGCCCCGTCCACGGGGTGCGTGCCGTGGGACTCGTACCGGGCGAGGAACCGGACCGCACGGTCGACGCCATGGTCGAGCGCTACCTGGGGCTCATCCGCGACCTGCCGGAGCGCCCGAACCTGCTGGTCGGCTGGTCGCTCGGCGGGCTGCTCGCCTGGGAGACCGGGGCCCGGCTCGCCGCGGTAGGAGCCGCCCCCGCTGTCGTCATGATCGACAGTTTCGCCGAACCCTGGTCCGCGTACGGGAAACCGCGCGAGGGACTCCTCGCGGACATCCGGCGCGGGGGACTGGTGCCGATGGGCCCCGAGGCCGCCGAGGCGGCGGGCCGCACCGCCGCCGCCCACCTCGACGCCTGCGCCGTACACCATGTGACGAGCCGGCACACCGGAGCGGTGCTGCTCATGTCCTGCGCGGGCGCGGAGCGGGAGCGGCAGATCGCCGACTGGCGGCGGCGGGCGTCCCGGCTGGCCGTGACCGAGCTGGACTGCGGCCACTTCGAGACCTTCGGCACCGGGCACACGAGCACGGTCCTGCGCCACCTCGACACCTTCATCGACGCCTCCGTCGGCGTGTCCGACGCCCACCACCTCCACCCAGAAGGAACACGATGA
- a CDS encoding acyl carrier protein has translation MSALLTRDSVAACVRRILAQRIPADVGHLREDEPLVGEVLQLNSLAVLSVLVELEDELGVQFTDDVLVGRWFETVRDLIDIVLTGAPDGR, from the coding sequence ATGAGCGCCCTACTGACGCGTGACTCCGTCGCCGCGTGCGTGCGACGGATCCTGGCCCAGCGGATCCCGGCCGACGTCGGCCACCTCCGTGAGGACGAACCCTTGGTCGGTGAGGTGCTTCAGCTCAACTCCCTCGCGGTACTGAGCGTTCTCGTCGAGTTGGAGGACGAGTTGGGGGTCCAGTTCACCGACGACGTGCTCGTCGGGCGCTGGTTCGAGACGGTGCGGGACCTCATCGACATCGTGCTGACCGGGGCCCCCGATGGACGCTGA
- a CDS encoding ATP-grasp domain-containing protein, with protein MDSSVLGLRAMEYAREKGDSVTLLWSSRYDFMHTPASRERALDLADRAIEVTELHDPRAALRALRAAGVHPDGIDGVIATLHMLAGTAARLAELTGAQGPSLRGVAAARDKAACRRIMDEHGLPNVRYAEVTEAGAALAAAADIGYPVVVKPVCGVGKNVTTFARSPQDIERHFQEAGARLDSLEQGFAVDLDDRYILEEVAVGPLYSVEVATDGTTYTPLVTVRRKLGLGNPVLELGSTVPCGLPPAAERELGAYAVDVCRALGLDLGLFHVEVIGTADGPRLVEVNPRIAGGTVPEVIRAATGRGLFEVLVDLYDGEPLSPEPFPVETAASHTFLAAQEDCVVRDDLPADWFEAFRPRLHSGSTSIGPGSRLLGMEGNTTTYGVIRVVAEDAARAEAACTELREEISELLGFPMVPLAPGLLEARS; from the coding sequence GTGGATTCGAGCGTCCTGGGCCTGCGGGCCATGGAGTACGCGAGGGAGAAGGGGGACAGCGTCACGCTTCTGTGGTCGTCGCGGTACGACTTCATGCACACCCCCGCCAGCCGCGAACGGGCCCTCGACCTCGCCGACCGGGCCATCGAGGTCACGGAGCTCCATGACCCGCGAGCCGCGCTGCGGGCCCTGCGCGCCGCCGGTGTGCACCCGGACGGGATCGACGGGGTGATCGCCACCCTGCACATGCTCGCCGGGACGGCCGCGCGGCTCGCCGAGCTGACCGGTGCCCAGGGGCCTTCGCTCCGCGGTGTGGCCGCCGCCCGGGACAAGGCGGCCTGCCGCCGCATCATGGACGAGCACGGCCTGCCCAACGTGCGGTACGCCGAGGTCACCGAGGCCGGAGCGGCGCTCGCCGCGGCCGCGGACATCGGCTATCCGGTCGTGGTCAAGCCGGTCTGCGGCGTGGGGAAGAACGTCACCACCTTCGCCCGGTCGCCCCAGGACATCGAACGTCACTTCCAGGAGGCCGGCGCCCGGCTCGACTCCCTCGAGCAGGGATTCGCCGTGGACCTCGACGACCGCTACATCCTGGAGGAGGTGGCCGTCGGACCGCTCTACTCGGTCGAGGTGGCCACGGACGGCACCACCTACACACCGCTCGTCACCGTGCGCCGCAAGCTGGGCCTCGGCAACCCGGTGCTCGAACTCGGCTCCACCGTGCCCTGCGGCCTCCCACCGGCCGCCGAGCGGGAACTCGGCGCCTACGCGGTCGACGTGTGCCGGGCGCTCGGCTTGGACCTGGGCCTCTTCCACGTCGAGGTGATCGGCACCGCCGACGGGCCCCGCCTGGTGGAGGTCAACCCGCGGATAGCGGGCGGCACCGTGCCCGAGGTCATCCGGGCGGCGACGGGCCGCGGCCTCTTCGAAGTCCTCGTCGACCTGTACGACGGCGAGCCGCTGTCGCCCGAGCCCTTCCCGGTCGAGACCGCCGCGAGCCACACCTTCCTGGCGGCCCAGGAGGACTGCGTCGTCCGCGACGACCTGCCCGCCGACTGGTTCGAGGCGTTCCGGCCCCGGCTGCACTCCGGGTCCACCAGCATCGGCCCCGGCTCCCGCCTGCTCGGCATGGAGGGCAACACCACCACGTACGGCGTCATCCGGGTGGTCGCCGAGGACGCCGCGCGCGCCGAGGCGGCCTGCACGGAGCTGCGCGAGGAGATCTCGGAACTCCTCGGTTTCCCGATGGTGCCGCTGGCCCCCGGCCTGCTGGAGGCGCGCTCATGA